The following are from one region of the Penaeus monodon isolate SGIC_2016 chromosome 19, NSTDA_Pmon_1, whole genome shotgun sequence genome:
- the LOC119585041 gene encoding uncharacterized protein LOC119585041 — MSSGLVVIQANQLQKLSFLNQGSTRLRVECFDLCPTLIVLGANSGTVYILDHESLELKHQVPTGVGSVVQLSISPDESYVAYALSNGLVEVFEIPSLEGSGCRQLVTSKEHEGHVVSSMVWSQANNEIYIGDTTGRVSVLYVPKSKTAMFFRTSSIHLMTLDSGVTQLDYSENYLLVSTLTRSYICNTTLETFTQVGTKLRQGEYGGCFCRVYPSAAAPSGTPPTPRNTQDVGLEGSQATDNTLSGSGKFNLSDCYEALEEEGQLEQVRYSQEKTISMPSNGITSRVFCARPGTRIWEVDHSGKVLVTHQLKRALLVPPADVLFTDGSMGENESLNRRHYATLDRKVKQDLDYNEDQNRAREDQDFDQESGKSNPASVTHPPVSVAFTKLLSFYNSYLLAISTYGIYIIDPSNSKVLLWISVAEGVTDVKVSGNTLIYRMSTGSIQNLMITTVDIAVLVLHTKGLFNECAQLCLQYENIFRNSKLLYKLGVKILADLASQVKDELTKDRLENLKKLLTHEKDQTDLRNKLPDQQNISDMQDNSYQSDVKHGLTSVFRMGHGAFLPSAVTRWYSEPYLGHVQNKVLSLSQATLSTESSPSHHTKGSRYTSSTASTFFTEAHSSLSLTQFSSEDTLQSASSGKSFSGLSMSSQFSGIGSSTPELAYNRRPSSPTLSSGRCSSNSGSNKLSLKSLDTSQELYEDPLFPPGEDSPELEMATRLFLDGKHGSYNAYDSHNFYSYAYAPIHPGSETAAILQDLMENVTTNVVDTITSGTKTLTEKLKNVGPLKPSGDRSPLPMKRDMLSQQQTGGKAFADWEDHQSSGNDHDLDSFDTDIVIKTKTKKKGARPNSGTSPAVSRSSTMQDAEEVLQPSTELPDVIRNLHDLVNSTLWQIQQTDDQEEAWNLLTHWFDVYCSTIQQIQSRRSSPQAGEEVQGEGPVSLSSVDSSFSYGSGGTCESLNWDSTDIGFEPSNMSADIIEQITELFIQCLLAGVHSEYLQNPKIGSGIQKPDMIPHPLTPEEVRKMDSFYATLISNDCGLIRYSSVLNGLESLGQHSYVFTWAALLERVTKDFDTFITHPLPDIISDLDFTRSQRVAFLYKLASGGNMKNFIHAATRIDNPTVILDVVLILNYLSLRSPELDCTATRSHYQKQYLLQYLTEVSICKNLRKMYLDSWCRYPELQYDILNAIFSALNPGSFSCSCGMPLPRRRPLPLKDFVETVLAYHIIDAKRIADLCQSFGYWDGFCSLSLQYSLQPTMKCLPYILQNCNLDILHDAMELLQPTSYRGIFDSLTAITTENSSVIRCFRCQKSINLVSEAEASLESSQSNFVYKFRVNGEPQFKDSESDTAWTETLYRNLESSGPSKEDLQKGELHSMNLHSHQESEEKTVLSISQVWEAVIVHVLRRKGAAETIKLLQSVEKKIPAGIIPQKVYNWCILASLVDDKGPAVRWALLDTLSGAKNKPYSQKVSKLLHRGDTATIQSTKETADDSITPKLIPQQKQRHEPPGDERYFRDGAKPLGHHWGVRSQVLQGICFCCHLKLPTEALVSEGGITVFPCGHSFHTICLLHRGHQCVICLQRAVQITNQYVQFDHKFL, encoded by the exons ATGTCGTCGGGATTGGTAGTCATCCAAGCTAACCAGCTACAAAAACTTAGCTTCCTTAACCAAGGCAGCACCAGACTCAGG GTGGAATGCTTTGACCTCTGTCCAACTCTTATAGTGTTAGGGGCAAACAGTGGGACTGTTTACATCCTCGACCATGAATCTCTCGAGCTCAAACATCAAGTGCCTACAGGG GTTGGATCTGTGGTGCAGCTGAGCATATCACCTGATGAAAGTTATGTGGCATATGCTCTGAGTAATGGATTAGTGGAAGTCTTTGAG ATCCCTAGTCTGGAAGGGAGTGGATGCCGGCAGCTCGTTACCTCCAAGGAACATGAAGGCCATGTCGTGTCGTCAATGGTCTGGTCACAGGCCAATAATGAGATTTATATTGGTGACACAACAGGGAGGGTGTCCGTTCTGTATGTGCCAAAGAGTAAG ACAGCTATGTTTTTCAGAACTTCATCTATTCACTTGATGACTTTGGACTCAGGTGTTACTCAGTTAGATTACAGTGAAAACTACCTGCTTGTCTCAACATTAACCAGGTCCTACATATGTAACACAACCTTAGAGACGTTCACCCAAGTTGGAACTAAACTGCGTCAAGGAGAATATGGAGGATGTTTCTGCCGAGTGTATCCCAGTGCTGCTGCTCCCTCAGGCACTCCACCTACTCCCCGGAATACTCAGGATGTAGGCCTAGAAGGATCCCAAGCAACAGACAACACTCTCTCAGGCTCAGGAAAATTTAACCTGTCTGACTGTTATGAAGCCTTGGAAGAGGAGGGGCAGCTGGAGCAGGTCAGATACTCTCAGGAAAAGACCATTAGCATGCCTTCGAATGGCATAACCTCTCGGGTTTTCTGTGCTAGGCCAGGGACCAGGATCTGGGAGGTGGACCATTCAGGGAAAGTTCTCGTTACCCACCAGCTGAAGAGGGCACTCCTTGTACCCCCTGCTGATGTCTTATTCACTGATGGCAGCATGGGAGAGAATGAATCCCTAAATAGGAGACATTATGCTACCCTGGACAGGAAAGTGAAGCAGGACTTGGATTACAATGAGGATCAGAACAGGGCTAGGGAAGATCAAGACTTTGATCAGGAGTCAGGGAAAAGCAACCCAGCCTCTGTTACTCACCCTCCAGTAAGTGTAGCCTTCACAAAGTTACTGAGTTTTTACAATAGCTACCTTCTGGCCATTTCCACCTATGGCATTTATATCATTGATCCATCAAACTCAAAAGTGTTGCTGTGGATCAGTGTGGCTGAAGGTGTCACTGACGTGAAGGTTTCTGGCAACACTCTCATATACAGAATGAGTACTGGAAGTATTCAGaatttaatgataacaacagttgaCATTGCAGTGCTGGTTCTGCATACCAAAGGCTTATTCAATGAATGTGCACAACTTTGCCTCCAGTATGAGAATATTTTCAGGAATTCTAAACTGCTTTATAAATTAGGAGTGAAGATTCTTGCAGATTTGGCAAGTCAGGTGAAGGATGAGCTGACCAAAGACAGATTAGAAAACTTGAAGAAGCTTCTTACTCATGAGAAAGATCAGACAGACTTAAGGAATAAACTCCCAGATCAACAAAACATCTCTGACATGCAAGATAACAGCTATCAGTCAGATGTCAAACACGGGTTGACCTCTGTATTCAGGATGGGTCATGGTGCTTTCTTGCCTTCAGCAGTAACTAGATGGTACAGTGAACCATACTTGGGTCATGTACAGAACAAAGTTCTCTCGCTTTCTCAGGCAACACTATCTACTGAGAGTAGTCCCAGTCACCATACCAAAGGAAGCAGATATACCAGTAGTACAGCCTCAACATTCTTTACAGAAGCACACAGTAGCCTTTCCTTGACACAGTTCTCCAGTGAGGACACACTTCAGTCTGCCTCATCTGGCAAGTCATTTAGTGGTCTTAGCATGTCATCACAGTTTTCAGGTATAGGATCAAGCACTCCTGAATTAGCCTATAACAGACGGCCAAGTAGCCCAACCCTGTCTTCTGGAAGGTGCTCTTCAAACTCTGGATCTAATAAGTTATCCTTAAAGAGTTTGGATACCTCTCAAGAACTGTATGAagatcctctctttcctcctggaGAAGATTCTCCAGAACTTGAAATGGCAACAAGACTCTTTTTAGATGGTAAGCATGGCTCATACAATGCATATGACTCACATAACTTCTATTCATATGCTTATGCTCCAATTCACCCTGGTTCAGAGACCGCAGCAATTCTGCAGGATCTGATGGAAAATGTAACAACAAATGTAGTTGACACAATAACTTCTGGGACCAAGACTCTTACAGAGAAGTTGAAGAATGTCGGACCACTAAAACCTAGTGGTGACAGATCACCTCTGCCCATGAAAAGAGACATGCTTTCCCAGCAACAGACAGGGGGTAAAGCCTTTGCAGATTGGGAAGATCATCAAAGTAGTGGAAATGATCACGACTTAGATTCTTTTGACACAGACATTGTcatcaaaaccaaaacaaagaaaaaaggagcaaGGCCTAATTCAGGAACCTCTCCTGCAGTAAGTAGGTCTTCTACTATGCAGGATGCAGAAGAAGTTTTGCAGCCAAGCACAGAGTTACCAGATGTCATCCGCAATTTGCATGACTTAGTAAACTCAACTCTGTGGCAAATACAGCAAACAGATGACCAAGAAGAAGCCTGGAACCTTCTGACACATTGGTTTGATGTCTATTGCAGCACCATACAGCAAATTCAGAGCCGACGTTCATCTCCACAGGCTGGGGAAGAGGTGCAAGGAGAAGGTCCAGTTTCATTGTCTTCCGTTGATTCCTCATTTTCGTATGGCAGTGGAGGTACTTGTGAATCACTGAACTGGGACAGTACTGACATTGGGTTTGAACCTTCTAATATGAGTGCTGATATCATTGAACAGATCACAGAGCTTTTCATTCAGTGTCTTCTAGCTGGAGTACATTCAGAATATTTACAGAACCCTAAAATAGGTTCTGGAATCCAGAAGCCGGATATGATTCCTCACCCACTAACACCAGAAGAAGTTAGGAAAATGGATTCCTTCTATGCCACTCTGATATCAAATGACTGTGGACTCATCAGGTACTCAAGTGTGTTGAACGGGCTTGAGTCTCTAGGGCAACATTCTTATGTCTTCACTTGGGCAGCTCTGCTGGAAAGAGTAACCAAAGACTTTGATACCTTCATCACTCATCCCCTTCCGGACATCATCTCAGATCTTGACTTCACTCGGTCCCAGCGTGTGGCCTTCCTCTACAAACTTGCCTCTGGTGGGAACATGAAGAACTTTATTCATGCTGCAACTCGGATTGACAATCCTACTGTGATACTTGATGTGGTTTTGATATTGAATTACTTGTCACTTAGGTCACCTGAACTAGACTGTACTGCAACCAGATCACACTATCAGAAGCAGTATCTCCTTCAGTATCTGACTGAAGTGTCCATATGCAAAAATCTAAGGAAGATGTACCTAGATTCTTGGTGCAGGTACCCAGAGCTACAGTATGACATTCTCAATGCCATATTCAGTGCCTTGAATCCTGGCAGCTTTTCATGCAGCTGTGGTATGCCTTTGCCACGAAGGAGACCTCTGCCCCTGAAGGACTTCGTGGAGACCGTTTTGGCTTATCATATCATAGATGCAAAGAGAATAGCGGATTTATGCCAAAGTTTTGGATACTGGGAtggtttttgctctctctctttgcaatACAGCCTGCAGCCAACCATGAAATGTTTGCCATATATATTACAGAACTGTAACTTGGATATTTTACATGATGCCATGGAGTTACTTCAGCCCACTTCCTATAGAGGTATATTTGATTCTTTAACAGCCATAACAACTGAGAATTCATCAGTTATTAGATGTTTCAGATGTCAGAAGAGCATTAACTTGGTGTCAGAAGCAGAAGCCAGCCTGGAAAGCAGCCAGTCAAATTTTGTATACAAATTTAGAGTGAATGGAGAACCTCAGTTCAAGGACTCAGAGAGTGACACGGCCTGGACAGAGACATTGTATAGGAACCTGGAATCCTCTGGTCCTTCCAAGGAAGACTTGCAAAAGGGTGAATTACACTCAATGAATCTCCATTCCCACCAGGAGTCAGAGGAGAAAACTGTGCTAAGTATAAGCCAGGTGTGGGAGGCAGTGATAGTGCATGTGTTGAGAAGAAAAGGAGCTGCTGAGACCATCAAACTTCTTCagtctgtggaaaaaaaaattccagcagGGATCATTCCCCAGAA aGTTTACAACTGGTGTATCTTGGCATCCCTGGTGGATGATAAGGGACCTGCAGTTCGATGGGCACTTCTAGACACTCTTTCAGGTGCAAAGAATAAGCCATATTCTCAGAAA GTTTCAAAACTGCTTCACAGAGGTGATACTGCAACTATTCAAAGTACTAAAGAAACAGCGGATGACAGTATAACACCCAAGCTCATACCTCAGCAAAAGCAAAGACATGAGCCACCAGGAGATGAGCGTTATTTCCGGGATGGTGCTAAACCCTTAGGGCACCACTGGGGTGTTAGGTCCCAAGTCCTTCAGGGCATTTGCTTCTGTTGCCACCTCAAGTTGCCAACAGAAGCCCTTGTGTCAGAAGGGGGCATCACTGTCTTCCCTTGTGGCCACTCATTCCATACCATATGTTTGCTTCACAGGGGACACCAGTGTGTTATTTGCCTGCAGAGGGCAGTCCAGATAACTAACCAGTATGTCCAATTTGATCACAAGTTTCTCTAA